One window of the Montipora foliosa isolate CH-2021 chromosome 4, ASM3666993v2, whole genome shotgun sequence genome contains the following:
- the LOC137999239 gene encoding pyrroline-5-carboxylate reductase 1, mitochondrial-like has product MSLISRLGFIGGGKAAQALAKGFLSAGVVSANEIYASAPSERDLRQFQAMGCNVTSDNKLLMKEAKLVFLAIKPKVFPEVFKEISPTMTRNHLVASIAAGVTLDYMQKSLPGRSRTVRMMLNTPVQFREGVTAVTFGKFASEEDYSLIHELMSSVGYCFDVEEELMDVMTALTGGGPAYVYLAIEALADGAVRVGLNRQEAMKLAAKTAAGAAKMVLESGQHPGELKDAVCSAGGSTIAGIQALDESTFRGSLIKAVCAATDRLCSMKN; this is encoded by the coding sequence ATGAGTTTGATTTCTCGACTTGGATTTATTGGCGGAGGAAAGGCTGCTCAGGCTCTTGCCAAAGGATTCTTGTCGGCCGGTGTAGTGAGCGCAAATGAAATTTACGCCAGCGCTCCTTCAGAGAGAGATTTAAGGCAGTTTCAAGCTATGGGATGCAATGTCACAAGTGACAATAAGTTGCTTATGAAGGAAGCTAAGCTCGTTTTCCTTGCCATTAAACCTAAAGTTTTCCCAGAAGTATTCAAGGAAATCTCTCCAACAATGACGAGAAATCATTTAGTAGCTTCTATAGCCGCGGGAGTCACACTCGATTATATGCAAAAGTCCTTACCCGGTAGAAGCCGTACTGTTCGGATGATGTTGAACACTCCTGTACAATTTCGAGAGGGAGTGACTGCGGTGACCTTTGGAAAATTTGCAAGCGAAGAAGATTATTCTTTGATCCATGAACTAATGTCTTCAGTTGGGTATTGCTTTGATGTGGAAGAAGAATTAATGGATGTAATGACCGCTTTGACTGGTGGCGGCCCCGCGTACGTGTACCTTGCTATTGAAGCACTCGCAGATGGTGCTGTGAGGGTAGGATTAAATCGACAAGAAGCCATGAAATTAGCTGCCAAGACGGCTGCTGGGGCTGCTAAGATGGTTTTAGAAAGTGGGCAGCATCCTGGAGAACTAAAAGACGCTGTGTGTTCGGCTGGGGGCTCGACAATTGCCGGTATTCAGGCACTCGACGAATCCACTTTTCGAGGATCTTTGATCAAAGCTGTTTGCGCTGCCACGGACAGACTGTGTTcaatgaaaaattga